CTAATCTCATGTAGCACGTTGTATTTCGACGTttacttgggagcaggagcgacctgaaacagcaacacaacagtcaggaccgacaagtgcgtctgaagtgagaacacggtgtgcTGGTACAGCcgatatatttaaaattaaaatacgtggtttttagtacaaaaggggaaagttattacaaaatagttttactcgttattctgcaggttcagacggcgtagggcttgttcttcttcttccagtgcattcactctttgttgtcctgcaatgagaaatacaaacacacattattaatgttgcatgtaatgatttttattaccgttACACTCAAATGTTGTCATGTGTTTTTCGAAGACTTTTCAGTCAGCTCGGTCTGGGAACTCCTAATTTGACCCTATCTTTCCTAAGTTTTATTCCTAAGGCTTCTGGTAACTTATAGTTTTACTGTGATATGATTCATTCTTCAGTTTCCAGCTTGCCGGCCTTTGTATATAAATCCCATGCTTG
This is a stretch of genomic DNA from Schistosoma mansoni, WGS project CABG00000000 data, supercontig 0436, strain Puerto Rico, whole genome shotgun sequence. It encodes these proteins:
- a CDS encoding aspartyl-tRNA synthetase, putative; translation: MLSCVFRRLFSQLGLGTPNLTLSFLSFIPKASGNL